A stretch of the Capsicum annuum cultivar UCD-10X-F1 chromosome 8, UCD10Xv1.1, whole genome shotgun sequence genome encodes the following:
- the LOC107840528 gene encoding uncharacterized protein LOC107840528, producing the protein MYPHRRNTASSILEGFSLNPLPYPVLLFLAVIFIFLGIQWFVTYEEVMEATEESFGWILLIVPLVLLFAVRWLSTMDPPEWFSGGSPWDRRRRMYQLPSEGSSPWGVAALIVLLLVLLQYQSTFLDMWFL; encoded by the coding sequence atgtaCCCACATAGAAGAAATACAGCCTCCTCAATCTTGGAGGGTTTTTCACTAAATCCATTACCATATccagttttattatttttagctgTAATTTTCATATTTCTTGGTATTCAATGGTTTGTTACATATGAAGAAGTTATGGAAGCTACTGAAGAAAGTTTTGGTTGGATACTTCTGATTGTGCCACTTGTCTTATTATTCGCCGTCCGATGGTTATCCACCATGGACCCGCCGGAATGGTTTTCCGGCGGGTCACCGTGGGACAGACGGCGGAGGATGTATCAACTGCCGTCGGAAGGAAGTTCACCATGGGGGGTGGCTGCTTTGATTGTGTTGTTGTTAGTATTGTTGCAGTATCAGTCTACTTTTCTTGATATGTGGTTCTTGTAA